One Lactobacillus sp. CBA3606 DNA segment encodes these proteins:
- the rnpM gene encoding RNase P modulator RnpM: MKKRKVPLRKDIVTGEMHPKKDLVRVVKNKQDEVSVDPTGKNPGRGAYIALDVKIAAQAKKQKTFDKAFGIKVDAAFYDDLVAYVDHQQARKELFGDDA, encoded by the coding sequence ATGAAAAAAAGAAAAGTGCCGTTACGTAAAGATATTGTAACGGGTGAGATGCATCCCAAGAAAGACTTAGTCCGGGTTGTTAAAAACAAGCAAGATGAAGTGTCCGTTGATCCAACGGGTAAAAATCCAGGTCGTGGCGCTTATATCGCATTAGATGTTAAGATTGCGGCGCAGGCCAAAAAGCAAAAGACTTTTGATAAGGCTTTTGGGATTAAAGTGGACGCCGCATTCTATGATGATTTAGTGGCATATGTTGATCATCAACAGGCCCGAAAGGAATTGTTCGGTGATGACGCCTAA
- the infB gene encoding translation initiation factor IF-2 — MGKKRIYELAKELDIPSKQLIAQAQQLGFSVKNHMSTLGDNEARQLKGARTVTNPKSTTTGATSPASKTEAKSVTRTANQQQSNSRHQQSGDSLNNNRNNNKTNNSSSNSSSQNRSSNNSSRTSSTNSRPSSSRSNTTNSNRSNGNTSRSNTTNNRTSNNSSRSNGNSANRSNNTTGSRNSSNNSSRTSNNTNRSTTSSNRSTTSSNRSNTSSNRSNTSSNRSTTSANRTSNSNRTTSGSNNNNSSRNGSGRFGGGLNNSNSRYRGGNNNRRRNKKQSRKNQRIRQVSNKPVSVRKDRPLPETLIYTIGMNAQDLGKILHREPAEIIKKLFMLGVAVNQNQSLDKDTIEVLAADYGINAQEKVQVDVTDLDKFFDDENNNTENLETRAPVVTVMGHVDHGKTTLLDKLRHTHVTAGEAGGITQAIGAYQVKHAGKPITFLDTPGHAAFTEMRARGADITDITVLVVAADDGVMPQTIEAINHAKAAKVPIIVAVNKIDKPGANPNHVMEQLTEYGLISEDWGGDTIFVQISAKFGKNLDELLDMILLQAEVLELKANPKQNAAGSVLEASLDRGKGSTATLLVQQGTMHVGDPVVVGNTYGRVRTMTNDQGRRLKEAIPSTPIEITGLSDVPEAGDRFVVFDDEKTARDAGEQRAKQALMDERKQTAHVTLDNLFDSMKQGEIKEVDVIIKADVQGSVEALAGSLRKIEVEGVRVNIIHTAVGAINESDVALAEASNAIIIGFNVRPTPQAKSQADTDDVDIRLHQVIYNAIDEIESAMKGMLEPTYEEKITGQAEIREIYKVSKIGTIGGGMVTDGVIHRDSGVRVIRDSVVIYDGKLASLRRFKDDVKEVKQGFELGLRIEDYNDIRVNDVIEAYVMKEVPVE; from the coding sequence ATGGGGAAAAAGCGAATTTATGAATTAGCGAAGGAGCTAGATATTCCAAGTAAACAGTTGATTGCGCAAGCACAACAGTTGGGATTCTCCGTCAAAAATCATATGTCGACACTCGGTGACAATGAAGCGCGGCAGTTAAAGGGCGCTCGCACTGTTACCAATCCGAAATCTACAACGACTGGGGCAACCAGTCCGGCTTCAAAAACTGAAGCCAAAAGTGTGACACGAACTGCTAACCAGCAGCAATCCAACTCGCGTCATCAACAGAGTGGTGATTCTTTGAATAATAATCGAAATAATAACAAAACTAATAATAGCAGTAGCAACAGTAGTAGCCAAAACCGGAGTAGCAACAATAGTAGTCGGACTAGTTCAACTAATTCACGACCATCAAGCTCACGGTCAAATACGACTAATAGTAACCGGAGTAACGGCAATACTAGTCGTTCTAATACGACTAACAACCGGACGAGTAACAATAGTAGCCGGAGTAATGGCAACTCAGCTAACCGCTCAAATAACACGACTGGCTCGCGGAATTCATCGAATAACTCAAGTCGTACTAGCAACAATACGAACCGATCAACGACTAGTTCAAACCGGTCAACTACCAGTTCAAATCGTTCTAACACCAGTAGTAACCGATCAAATACGAGTAGTAACCGGTCAACAACGAGTGCTAATCGGACCAGTAACAGCAATCGAACCACTAGCGGCAGCAACAACAATAACAGTAGCCGCAATGGTAGTGGCCGCTTTGGTGGCGGTTTAAACAATAGTAATAGTCGTTATCGTGGCGGGAATAACAACCGTCGTCGCAATAAGAAACAAAGCCGCAAGAATCAACGGATTCGTCAAGTTAGCAACAAGCCGGTTTCAGTACGTAAAGACCGGCCATTGCCAGAAACGTTGATTTATACCATCGGGATGAACGCCCAAGATTTGGGTAAAATTTTACATCGCGAACCAGCTGAAATTATCAAGAAGTTATTTATGTTAGGCGTGGCGGTCAACCAAAATCAATCCTTAGATAAGGATACGATTGAAGTTCTAGCAGCTGATTACGGCATCAATGCTCAAGAAAAAGTCCAAGTGGATGTTACCGACTTAGATAAGTTCTTCGATGATGAAAACAACAATACCGAAAACTTGGAAACGCGGGCACCAGTTGTTACAGTCATGGGTCACGTTGATCATGGTAAGACGACGTTGCTTGATAAGTTACGGCATACACACGTTACTGCTGGTGAAGCTGGTGGGATTACCCAAGCGATTGGGGCTTACCAGGTCAAGCATGCCGGTAAACCGATTACGTTCTTGGATACACCTGGGCATGCGGCCTTTACAGAAATGCGGGCGCGTGGTGCTGATATTACCGATATTACGGTCTTGGTTGTGGCAGCCGATGATGGTGTTATGCCACAAACAATCGAAGCGATTAATCATGCGAAAGCTGCCAAGGTCCCAATTATTGTGGCGGTTAACAAGATTGACAAGCCAGGTGCTAACCCGAACCATGTCATGGAACAATTAACTGAATATGGGTTAATTTCTGAAGACTGGGGTGGCGATACGATTTTTGTTCAAATTTCAGCTAAATTCGGTAAGAACTTGGATGAATTATTGGACATGATCTTATTACAAGCAGAAGTCTTAGAATTAAAGGCCAATCCAAAACAAAATGCGGCTGGTTCAGTACTAGAAGCTAGTTTAGATCGTGGTAAAGGCTCAACAGCAACCTTGTTGGTTCAACAAGGGACGATGCATGTTGGGGACCCAGTTGTTGTTGGGAATACCTATGGTCGTGTACGGACGATGACCAATGATCAAGGCCGACGCCTGAAAGAAGCCATTCCATCAACGCCAATTGAAATCACTGGATTAAGTGATGTTCCTGAAGCTGGTGATCGTTTCGTAGTCTTCGATGACGAAAAGACAGCGCGTGATGCTGGTGAACAACGGGCTAAGCAAGCTTTAATGGATGAACGGAAGCAAACTGCACACGTTACTTTGGATAACTTGTTTGATTCAATGAAACAAGGTGAAATTAAAGAAGTTGACGTCATTATTAAGGCGGATGTTCAAGGTTCCGTGGAAGCCTTAGCTGGTAGTTTACGGAAGATTGAAGTTGAAGGCGTGCGGGTCAATATTATCCATACCGCAGTTGGGGCCATTAACGAAAGTGATGTCGCTTTAGCAGAAGCAAGTAATGCCATCATTATTGGGTTCAATGTGCGGCCAACGCCACAAGCCAAGTCCCAAGCTGACACGGACGATGTTGATATTCGGTTGCATCAAGTTATTTATAATGCAATCGACGAAATCGAAAGTGCGATGAAGGGGATGCTCGAACCAACTTACGAAGAAAAAATCACTGGTCAAGCCGAAATCCGTGAAATCTATAAGGTTTCTAAGATTGGTACAATCGGTGGTGGGATGGTCACTGATGGGGTGATCCATCGGGACTCCGGTGTTCGTGTTATCCGTGATAGTGTCGTTATTTATGATGGCAAGTTAGCCAGCTTACGACGTTTCAAAGATGACGTTAAGGAAGTTAAGCAAGGCTTTGAATTAGGTTTACGGATTGAAGATTATAACGATATTCGTGTTAACGATGTTATCGAAGCTTATGTCATGAAGGAAGTTCCGGTTGAATAA
- a CDS encoding ribosomal L7Ae/L30e/S12e/Gadd45 family protein — translation MTPNQACLNLLGLSRRARKQIAGEGLTLAAIRNQSAKLVFIASDAGPTTAKKFHDKAQFYDVPVIDTFTKAEMNTATGNQRTVYAITDRGFARKMVAIMTS, via the coding sequence ATGACGCCTAATCAAGCTTGTTTAAACCTACTGGGCCTTTCAAGGCGTGCCAGAAAACAAATTGCGGGCGAAGGGTTAACCCTAGCTGCAATTCGTAACCAATCGGCAAAATTGGTCTTTATTGCCAGTGATGCCGGTCCCACGACTGCTAAGAAGTTTCATGACAAGGCCCAATTTTATGATGTACCAGTGATCGATACGTTTACAAAAGCGGAAATGAACACGGCAACCGGTAATCAACGCACCGTTTATGCGATTACCGATCGCGGATTTGCGCGGAAGATGGTAGCGATCATGACTAGTTAA